The Kribbella shirazensis genomic interval GAGTTGACCACTGCCTTGGACGGGCGAGCGTTGGTGCGGTTGCCGTTGTGGCTGGCCGGCGCGGTGGTGGTGGATGACTTCGTGCTGGTGCCGTTGACCGTTGGTGTCGGGTGGATGGTCACGCGCTGGTCGACCGGGCCGGGGCGGCATCGGACAGTCGGTGCGGTGCGGACGACGGTGTTGTACGTCGGGATCACCAGTCTGATCGCGGTGCCGTTGCTGCTGCGTCAGGGCAAGGGGCCGAATCCGACCGTGCTCCCCCGCGATTATCTCCGCGACTGGTTATTGCTCGAAGCAACGATCGTGGCCGGCGGTGTGATCGGCTACGTCGTTCAGCGCTTCACGTTGAGCAGGTCGCGGGCCTCGTCCGGCGACATCGGCGGCCGCTGAGCCAGCGTCGCCAGGGCGGCCGCGCGCTCGACGAGCTCGGCGTTGTGCGTGACGGGATGCCCCTTCGCCAGCGTCAGCGTGTCCTCCATCCCGACCCGGAGGTTGCCGCCCTTCGACAGTGCGGCCAGCGCCACCGTCAACGACGTACGGCCGATGCCTGTGGCGGACCAGGACGTGACGGCGTCGGGAAGGGCGTTGACGGCCGCAACGAGCGCGTCCGCCGTACCGGGCATGCCGCCGGGGACGCCCATCACCAGGTCACAGTGCACGCGACCGCCGTACGGCAGGCCGTACTTGTCCAGCAGCCGGTGCAGCGCGACGACGTGCCCGAGGTCGAACAGCTCGAACTCCGGAACGACCTCCCGCTCCTGCGTGAGTTGGTAGAGCTGCGTGACGAACGGCCACGGGTTCATGAACACGTCGTCGCCGAAGTTCACGGTGCCCATCGTCAACGAGCAGGAGTCCGGCGCGGCATCCAGCACCCGCAACCGGTCCTCGTACGGATCCGTCACGGCACCGCCCGTGGACAGCTGAACGACCAGCGCGGTGTTCTCCCGCACCGCCGCGACCGTGTCGGTCAGCCGCCCCAGGTCCAGCGTCGGCCTGTGCTCGCCGTCGCGGATGTGGATGTGGATCATCGCCGCTCCCGCGGCCTCACAGCGCTTCGCGGTCTCGACCAGCTCGTCGAGCGTGGTCGGCAACGCCGGGCAGTCCGCCTTCGCGGTCTCGGCCCCGGTGGGAGCAACAGTGATCAGAGTCGACGCCATGGACGAATCCTGCCAGATCGGGTCCGGAAACGAGATATCGTCCGGTCAGACGGTTCGATGACCGGACGATCTTCCGCGCGAGACCCCATGACCCGCCGCGACGGAGTCGTGGCATATATACAGTGCACATGAGAGCCGTAGTACAGCGAGTCAGTCAGGCGTCGGTCAGCGTGGACGGCGAGGTGGTCGGGGCGATCGAGGGACCCGGGCTGCTGGTCCTGCTCGGCGTCACCCACGACGACACCCCGGAGAAGGCGGCCGCGCTCGCCGCGAAGATCTGGACCCTCCGCATCCTGCACGACGAACGCTCCGCCGCCGACGAGCAGGCCCCGATCCTCGCCATCAGCCAGTTCACGCTGTACGCCGATACGCGCAAGGGCCGCCGCCCGTCGTGGAGCGCCGCCGCCCCGGGCCCCGTCTCCGAGCCGCTGTACGACTCGTTCTGCGCGGCC includes:
- a CDS encoding 3-keto-5-aminohexanoate cleavage protein — its product is MASTLITVAPTGAETAKADCPALPTTLDELVETAKRCEAAGAAMIHIHIRDGEHRPTLDLGRLTDTVAAVRENTALVVQLSTGGAVTDPYEDRLRVLDAAPDSCSLTMGTVNFGDDVFMNPWPFVTQLYQLTQEREVVPEFELFDLGHVVALHRLLDKYGLPYGGRVHCDLVMGVPGGMPGTADALVAAVNALPDAVTSWSATGIGRTSLTVALAALSKGGNLRVGMEDTLTLAKGHPVTHNAELVERAAALATLAQRPPMSPDEARDLLNVKR
- the dtd gene encoding D-aminoacyl-tRNA deacylase — its product is MRAVVQRVSQASVSVDGEVVGAIEGPGLLVLLGVTHDDTPEKAAALAAKIWTLRILHDERSAADEQAPILAISQFTLYADTRKGRRPSWSAAAPGPVSEPLYDSFCAALEALGAKVERGVFGANMQVSLTNDGPVTLILDA